From Desulfuromonas soudanensis, the proteins below share one genomic window:
- the pal gene encoding peptidoglycan-associated lipoprotein Pal, giving the protein MKKNTCFSLLIVLVLLLTLSACSKKPLPGATQLPPAETSLVAEAPMGEPAAPAVPVLKLENIFFEYDSFSLTPQSREILARNAEWLLQNPTVKLTIEGHCDERGSDEYNLALGEKRSEAVKKYLTTLGVVGERLVTISYGEERPAVVGQGEGAWAQNRRAEFM; this is encoded by the coding sequence ATGAAGAAAAATACCTGTTTTTCGCTCCTGATTGTCCTCGTACTTCTTCTTACTCTCAGCGCCTGCAGCAAAAAACCCCTTCCCGGGGCGACGCAATTGCCTCCGGCCGAGACGTCCCTCGTCGCCGAAGCGCCGATGGGAGAACCGGCGGCGCCGGCGGTACCCGTTTTAAAGCTGGAAAATATTTTTTTCGAATACGACTCCTTCTCCCTGACGCCGCAGTCCAGGGAAATTCTCGCGCGCAATGCCGAATGGCTGCTCCAGAACCCGACTGTCAAGCTGACCATCGAGGGGCACTGCGACGAGCGCGGTTCGGATGAGTACAACCTGGCCCTCGGCGAAAAGCGCTCCGAGGCCGTTAAAAAATACCTGACGACTCTCGGTGTCGTCGGCGAACGGCTCGTCACGATCAGCTATGGAGAAGAACGGCCGGCCGTCGTTGGCCAGGGCGAGGGCGCCTGGGCGCAGAACCGCCGTGCCGAGTTCATGTAG